A genomic segment from Desulfonatronum lacustre DSM 10312 encodes:
- a CDS encoding RidA family protein, with protein MSKNVIHTTKAPKAVGPYSQAVASGPLLFTSGQLPLDPESGTMPQGDIQVRAEQCLRNLQSIAEAGGTSLDRAVKVTVFLTNMADFQAVNQVYAQFFKEPFPARTALQVAALPLGADIEIEAVFER; from the coding sequence ATGTCAAAAAACGTTATTCACACCACCAAGGCCCCAAAAGCCGTCGGCCCCTATTCCCAGGCCGTCGCATCCGGTCCGTTGCTGTTCACCTCAGGCCAGTTGCCCCTGGATCCGGAATCCGGAACCATGCCCCAGGGGGACATCCAAGTTCGGGCGGAACAGTGTCTGCGCAACCTGCAAAGCATTGCCGAAGCCGGTGGCACGAGCCTGGACCGGGCGGTCAAGGTCACGGTGTTCCTGACCAACATGGCCGATTTTCAGGCCGTGAACCAGGTTTATGCCCAGTTTTTCAAGGAACCGTTTCCGGCAAGAACGGCGCTGCAGGTGGCGGCTCTTCCATTGGGCGCGGACATTGAGATCGAGGCGGTTTTCGAGCGTTGA